Part of the Liberibacter crescens BT-1 genome is shown below.
TCTCTCTCCAATAAATCTTTCCCCAAAAGGGCGTATACAGTATTAGCACACGTTTCCATGCGTTATCCTGTAGAAAAAGGTAGATTCCCACGCGTTACTCACCCGTCTGCCGCTCGTATAAATACGCGCTCGACTTGCATGTGTTAAGCCTGCCGCCAGCGTTCGTTCTGAGCCAGGATCAAACTCTCATGTTCAATTCAAAAGCTTAAACATATCGTCATTCTAAAAAAATATCTATCTCTCAATAAATATCCCTTCAAAAAAACATGTGCAGCCATCTTGCTATACCTACATAAAAGATATAGCGCAAATCACGCCGTCCATGTTTCTCTTCCTAACTATATTCTATTGTCAAAAAGCAAATTATTATTCTAATTCATATCTCTCAATGAATAACTATATAAACAATATCTAAACCAAATCGTCAACTCAAAATAAAAAAAATCATCGAAAAAATTACAAATAAATTATATACTCCTACGATTAACGCATCTTGAACAAAAAATAATTATTTGTTTTAATTTTATAAGGTCAACCTTGCTATGAAAACCCTCTGTGAAGCCTACATTCCTGAACTCCCGAATTATTATCATGGCAAAGTACGAGAAAACTATAATCTCGAAGATGGAACCCGCATAACTATCACCACAGATCGACTTAGTGCATTTGATCGAATACTGACTTGTATTCCTTACAAAGGCCAAGCACTAACTCAAATTACACGTTACTGGTTTGATAATACAATTGATATCTGCCCAAATCACGCCACCTCTTATCCAGACCCCAATGTTATAATTGGACAACAGCTCAATATATTCCCTATAGAATTTATAGTGCGTGGTTATCTAGCAGGAAACACAAAAACTTCTCTTCTTTCTCTCTATAATGCTGGACATCGTGAGATATATGGATACCTATTACCTGACAATATGCGTGCCAATCAAAAACTACCCACGCCTCTTATTACACCGACGAGCAAGAATGACACTGGAAATCATGATCAACCCATTTCTCATGATGAGATTATTCATAAAGGATTGCTAACCGAACACCAATGGGAGAAAATTTCCTTCTATGCGCTCGCTCTCTTTGAACGCGGATGCAAACTAGCATCAGAATGTGACTTGATCCTTGTAGACACAAAATATGAATTTGGATTAGATAAACATGGAGAAATTATACTTGCAGATGAAATTCATACCCCTGACTCAAGCCGTTATTGGGAAAAAACCAGCTATCAAAAATCTTATAATGAAGGAGTCCCACCTATAAGCCTAGACAAGGATTTTGTTCGCAGATGGGTTTTTGAAAAATGTAACCCATATAAAGAACAGATCCCTACCATTCCAAGCAAGCTCATTCATCAAACATCTGATATTTATATAAATGTACACGAAAGAATAACTGGTTTAAAGTTTTCTTTTGATAATGACGACACACCTCTCCTTAGCCGAATACGAAAAAACCTTTCGTACTACTTTTAAAAATCAAGCCTTGAATTATCACTTTATTAACCGCAATCGATACTTTTAATTATAGGTATTGCAATACATAATTTAAACACTTTATAGAAGATTATAACATATAAATATAGTTGTAATTTTTTAGGAAAAATGATGCTAAAACGCTGCTTAGTTGTTATTATTCTTTCAACAAATTTTTTCTTTATAACTAGCTGTTCTAATAAAAAACAAGAAGAAATACCAGAAAAAGAACAAAAATTAGGAGTAATTTCCTTAAAAAAAGAAACTTACCCTATAAAAGTTATCCTTGTTGGAAGAGCAGATTCTTATAAAACAGCTGAAATTCGCCCACAAATATCAGGGAAAATTAAAAAAATTCTTTTCAAAGAAGGAAGCAATGTAAAAAAAGATGATATACTTTATCTAATAGAAGATGACCTATATTATACAACCCTGCTACAAGCAAAAGCAAATCTAGAAAAAGCAACCGCAAGCATTCCAAACGCAAAAGCAAATCTAGAACGATACAAATTACTTTCAGGTACAGCAGCAACACAAATGGCATATGAACAACATCAAATGGAACTGTCGCAAGCATACGCCAACGTTGAAGCAGAAAAAGCAGCTGTTCAAATAGCACAATTTAATCTTGATCATACAAAAATTACCGCTCCTTTTGATGGAGTTACTACCTTTTCCAATTATAGTGTAGGCAACATTGTCACAGCAAATCAAGGTTCTGCATTAACAACAATAAGACAAATCAATCCAATATACGTCAAGCTATCTCAATCCAGTGTTGAAGAGCTCTTATTAAGAGATAAAAACAATAAAAATCCTAGTAATATTAAAAAAAGTAATATTGCAATAAAACTTTTTCTTGAAGGAGATGTTCCTTATCAATTTCCTGGGGAACTAGATATGTCTGATATAGTTATTCAAGAAACAACAAGCACTTCTTATATTCGTGCTTCATTTCCAAACCCTGAACATATTGTTCTTCCTGGAATGTATGTACGAGCAGAAGTACAAGTCAGTACTGAGGAAGGGTTCAAAATTCCGCAGCTTGCTGCTAGCCATGATCTTCAAGGAAACCTTACAGCATTTTTTATTTCTAATAACACAGGAAAAGTTGAAGAGAAACACTTCAAAAATAGCATTGCTTTAGACAATTTTTGGATAGTTAATGAAAATATTCAAAATGGAGATCGTTTGATTGTTGATGGATTACAAACCATAGCTACTGGACAAAAAGTTAAACCCATAGAAGTTTTTATAAATGCACAAGGATTGATAACAGATAAAAAAACAACTTCTTCTACAAACTGATCCATCTCAGAGAGATACGTTATGGCACATTTTTTTATCAACCGTCCAGTTTTTGCTTGGGTGATAGCAATTATCATAACTCTCAGTGGAGTTTATTTAACTTTTTACGTCCCAGTTTCAGAATATCCTGATATTGCACCTATAAAGATAATGATCTCTGCTCAATATAATGGTGCTAGCGCAGAAACAGTAGAGAAATCGGTAACCAAAATCATTGAGGATTCGCTTGATAATCTTGAGCACCTCATATACATGGAGTCCTCTTCAACTGCTAATAAAGCTACAGTTACATTGACTTTTGACAATTCAACAAATCCCAATACAGCACAGGTAGAAGTACAAAATAAAATACAGCTAATAGAATCAAAACTTCCTGAAACTGTACGAACTGAAGGTGTTACTGTAACTCGATCATCATCGTCAATACTCTTAGTAGCTGCATTAGTTTCTACGAATAACAAATACTCTACAGCAGAATTAGGGAATATTGTTAAGACTACCATCAAAGATCCAATCAAGCGTTTATCTGGTATAGGAGATGTTTCAATCTTTGGATCTGGCTATGCCATGCGTATCTGGCTTGATCCGTTTAAACTTAAAAAATATAACTTGACTCCTTTAGATGTAATTACAGCTATTAAAAATCAAAACACACAAGTTTCAGTTGGGTCTTTAGGAGGACAGCCAACAACGAAAGAACAACAAATAACTGTTACTATTGTAGCACAAAGTCAATTGACACAAATTTCAGATTTTGAATCAATCATTCTTAAAACAAATACAGACGGTAGCTTTGTAAAACTAGCTAATGTTGCAAGAATTGAAATAGGACAAGAAACTTACGGAAACAATTCCTTTTATAACGGACGCCCTGCTTCTGGTTTTGCAGTAAATCTTGCTAGTGGTGCCAATGCCGTAAGCACTGCTAATAATGTACTTTCCACCCTCTCCTCTCTCGCGAAAAGTCTTCCAGAAGGAACAAAAGTTGAAATACCTTATGATACAACACCTTTTATACGATCTTCAATAAAGAACACATTAGAAACCCTTATTGAAGCAATTGTGTTAGTCTTTGTAATCATGTTAATATTCTTACAAAACATAAGAGCAACAATTATACCAACAATTACAATCCCTGTAGTATTGATGGGAACATTAGCAACTTTATCAATAGCAGGATATTCTATAAATTTATTGACTATGTTTGCAATGGTATTAGCTATTGGTTTATTAGTAGACGATGCTATTGTAGTTGTAGAAAATGTTGAACGCGTTATGCGAGAAGAAAATCTATCTCCTAAAGAAGCAACCAAAAAATCAATGTCTGAAATTACAAATGCAATCATTGGTATCGCACTTGTTTTAAGTGCTGTTTTTCTTCCTATGGGGTTTTTAAGTGGATCTATAGGTATTATTTATCGCCAATTTTCTATAACTCTTATTTCTTCTATGTTGCTATCAGCCATAGTTGCACTTGTACTCACTCCAGCATTATGTGCCAGTATTCTTAAACCTGCAAACGAGGTATCTGAAAATAAATTTTTTCATCTTTTTAATAAAATTTTTGAAAAAATTAATCTGAAATATATATCATTTGTAAGTAATACCTTTAAACACCCTCTAAAGATGATAGTTGTTTTTATGATAATATGTGTCATGTGTTTATGGATATTTAAACGTATCCCTTCTTCTTTTATACCTCAAGAAGACAAAGGATCGTTAATGACTATAATTCAAACCCCTGAAAATGCCACTGCATACCGTACTGAAAATATACTGAAAAAAGTACAAGAATATTACATAAACTTGCCAGATGTAAATTCTGTTTTTGGGGTACTTGGTTTTTCTTTTGCTGGTAGTAAACAAAACCATGCTATGTTATTTAATAAATTAAAAGATTGTTTTACATGTAGATTAACTGCACAATTAATTGCCCAACATGCTATGCAGTATTTTTCAAGTATACGTGATGCTAAAATTTTTGCTGTATTGCCACCAGAGATAAATGGCTTAGGGAATTCTGGCGGTTTTTCTATGTACCTTGTAGATAATAAAAATCAAGGACAGGAAGCTCTCATACAAACTGCAAAAACTCTCATACAAACTGCCAGTAAAACTGGAAAAGTGATGTCACTGCGTCTACAAAATGGCGAAGCTGAATCACAAATGAAAATTATCCTTGATCAAGAAAAAATAGGAGCTATGAATGTAAATATTGCAGATGTTAACTCAATGCTTACAACTATCTTTTCTGGAACTTATGTTAATGACTTTACTTATAATAACAATAGACAGCCTGTTATTGTGCAAGCTGATTCTTCATGGCGTATGCAACCGAATCAACTTGGGTTTTGGTGGGTAAGAAATACCAACAAAGAAATGGTACCCTTCTCATCTTTCTCTAAAATAAAATGGATTAAAGGATTTGCAAAATTATCACGTTTTAATGGAACAACGGCTATTAAAATAGATGGCTCTGCTGCTAACGGTGTTTCTAACGGTACTGCAAT
Proteins encoded:
- a CDS encoding multidrug efflux RND transporter permease subunit, translated to MAHFFINRPVFAWVIAIIITLSGVYLTFYVPVSEYPDIAPIKIMISAQYNGASAETVEKSVTKIIEDSLDNLEHLIYMESSSTANKATVTLTFDNSTNPNTAQVEVQNKIQLIESKLPETVRTEGVTVTRSSSSILLVAALVSTNNKYSTAELGNIVKTTIKDPIKRLSGIGDVSIFGSGYAMRIWLDPFKLKKYNLTPLDVITAIKNQNTQVSVGSLGGQPTTKEQQITVTIVAQSQLTQISDFESIILKTNTDGSFVKLANVARIEIGQETYGNNSFYNGRPASGFAVNLASGANAVSTANNVLSTLSSLAKSLPEGTKVEIPYDTTPFIRSSIKNTLETLIEAIVLVFVIMLIFLQNIRATIIPTITIPVVLMGTLATLSIAGYSINLLTMFAMVLAIGLLVDDAIVVVENVERVMREENLSPKEATKKSMSEITNAIIGIALVLSAVFLPMGFLSGSIGIIYRQFSITLISSMLLSAIVALVLTPALCASILKPANEVSENKFFHLFNKIFEKINLKYISFVSNTFKHPLKMIVVFMIICVMCLWIFKRIPSSFIPQEDKGSLMTIIQTPENATAYRTENILKKVQEYYINLPDVNSVFGVLGFSFAGSKQNHAMLFNKLKDCFTCRLTAQLIAQHAMQYFSSIRDAKIFAVLPPEINGLGNSGGFSMYLVDNKNQGQEALIQTAKTLIQTASKTGKVMSLRLQNGEAESQMKIILDQEKIGAMNVNIADVNSMLTTIFSGTYVNDFTYNNNRQPVIVQADSSWRMQPNQLGFWWVRNTNKEMVPFSSFSKIKWIKGFAKLSRFNGTTAIKIDGSAANGVSNGTAMNEIENIVSSIPGGYSIEWEGISYQEKLSGSQSLFLYMLSILVVFLCLAALYESWSIPFSVLLAIPISIFGALGAAMITNQSNDIYFKVSLLITIGLAAKNAILIVEFAKERTNKGMNVIAATLEASKLRLRPIIMTSMAFIFGTLPLTLATGASSAAQHSVGIGVIGGIILSTFVGILFVPYFFVFINQISNLIKSLIKRI
- a CDS encoding efflux RND transporter periplasmic adaptor subunit, with amino-acid sequence MLKRCLVVIILSTNFFFITSCSNKKQEEIPEKEQKLGVISLKKETYPIKVILVGRADSYKTAEIRPQISGKIKKILFKEGSNVKKDDILYLIEDDLYYTTLLQAKANLEKATASIPNAKANLERYKLLSGTAATQMAYEQHQMELSQAYANVEAEKAAVQIAQFNLDHTKITAPFDGVTTFSNYSVGNIVTANQGSALTTIRQINPIYVKLSQSSVEELLLRDKNNKNPSNIKKSNIAIKLFLEGDVPYQFPGELDMSDIVIQETTSTSYIRASFPNPEHIVLPGMYVRAEVQVSTEEGFKIPQLAASHDLQGNLTAFFISNNTGKVEEKHFKNSIALDNFWIVNENIQNGDRLIVDGLQTIATGQKVKPIEVFINAQGLITDKKTTSSTN
- a CDS encoding phosphoribosylaminoimidazolesuccinocarboxamide synthase; this translates as MKTLCEAYIPELPNYYHGKVRENYNLEDGTRITITTDRLSAFDRILTCIPYKGQALTQITRYWFDNTIDICPNHATSYPDPNVIIGQQLNIFPIEFIVRGYLAGNTKTSLLSLYNAGHREIYGYLLPDNMRANQKLPTPLITPTSKNDTGNHDQPISHDEIIHKGLLTEHQWEKISFYALALFERGCKLASECDLILVDTKYEFGLDKHGEIILADEIHTPDSSRYWEKTSYQKSYNEGVPPISLDKDFVRRWVFEKCNPYKEQIPTIPSKLIHQTSDIYINVHERITGLKFSFDNDDTPLLSRIRKNLSYYF